Within Metabacillus sp. KUDC1714, the genomic segment TGCCTTATCAGTCATAATTATTTTTACTGAGCTGAAAAATAGACGAACAAAATTAAAGTTCAACTTTGAAGTCCAGTCTGTGGGCATGTTTGTTCTAAAACTAATTGGTATGGTTGCGTTGCTTAATGTATTTACGTATATCCTTGCTACGTATGAAGGAATTCCGAATATATTAATCATTCTTGCAGTATTAATTGTGATCTATACATTTGTCACAAATAAGACGAAAGCAGGACGACATGTTTATGCAATCGGAGGAAATGAGAAAGCAGCACAATTATCTGGTATTAAAACGAAACGAATGACATTTTGGATATTTGTTAATATGGGCGTTCTATCTGCCTTATCTGGACTTCTCTTCGCAGCACGTTTAAATGCTGCAACACCGAAAGCAGGTAATTTATTTGAGCTTGACGCAATTGCTGCTTGTTTCATTGGTGGAGCTTCAGCGTATGGTGGAATTGGCACAGTTCCAGGTGCGATAATCGGTGGATTAGTTATGGGTATTATGAATAACGGTATGTCTTTACTAGGCTTAGGAATTGACTGGCAGCAAGGAATAAAAGGGTTAGTCTTATTAGCTGCTGTTGCATTTGATATTTATAATAAGAATAAAGCTTCTTAACTTCTTAAAATAAGAGTGGGCTGACTCCAAATGAGTCAGCCCACTGTTCATTTTTTCAATTGTTGCTCAGCCATTTTTACCATTTCACGTACCATGTTTCCACCGAGATTTCCACCGATTTTTCCGGCTTGTCGAGAGGTTAAGCTACCATTGTAGCCTTTTTTAAGAGGTACACCTAGCTCTTTTGCTATTTCATATTTGGCTTCCTCAGGTTTTTGAGTATTAGCAACCTTTGCTTTTAATTGGTTTACTCCTTGCTTGGCACTAGGAACAAGCAATTTATTTCTATTGGCCATGATTTATCCCTCCTTTAATCATAGTTTCTTCAAAATTAGCCATTTATATGAAACGGTCAACTCTACGATATTTTTTAAATGGATATGCTATAGTAAAAGCAAATAATGAGTGCAAAGGTGAGTGTAGGTACAATGTCAAAGAGAAAAGTTTATTACCAAGAGCCATACAAACAAACTATAACAACAAAGCTTGTCTTGCAAGCTCAAGATGAAATCGGCCGTTTTTATGTTGTATTAGAAGAAACAATCTTTTACCCAACAGGTGGAGGACAACCACATGATACAGGAACTATTAATGGTGTTCATGTGTATGAAGTAGAGGAAATTGATGGAGAAATTCGTCATTATGTTGAGCAACCTATTGAAATACATAATAAAATCGTTGGAGAAATTGACTGGGATCGTCGTTTTGACCACATCAGCAACACTCTGGGCAACATATATTATCAGCAGCTTTTGAAGAAGTTTATGGCTATAAAACAGTTAGTTTTCACTTAGGAAAAGAACTGTGTACGATTGACCTTGAAATTAAGAATCTTAATGAGGAAGAGGCGAATCGAACAGAGGCATTGGCAAATAAGATCATTCTTGAAAATCGTTCAATTGAAACGAAGTGGATAACAGAAGCTGAGCTCTCACACTATTCGTTAAGAAAAGAGTTGTCTGTATCCGAAAATATTCGTCTTGTCATCATCCCTAATTTTGATTACAACGGTTGTGGGGGAACGCACCCGAACTCAACCGGACAGGTAAGTGTCATTAAAATTTTAAATTGGGAGAAACATAAGAACTATATTCGACTATATTTTGTTTGTGGTAACAGAGTACTTAAGCAGCTTCATGAAAAACAGAGCGTTATTCAAAGATTGACTTCCATATTAAATTCTCCACAAGGGCAAATGAAGGATGCTGCAAACCGGCTAATACAGCAGTCTAAAGATCTTGAAAAAACAGTTGTAGAATTAAAGACCGAGCTTCTTCAGTATGAGGCTAGGTCTCATATAGCAAATATACAAATCATTCAAGATCAAAAAGTAGTTCAAGCCATTTTTAAAAACCGTCTGATTTCAGAATTGCAACAGTTAGCACGATCAATTACAAGCCTTACCAATGATGTTCTAGTTCTATTAATAAGTGAAAATGAAGACAAACTACAACTTGTCTGCTCTAAAAGTAAAGAGGTAAATGGAAATATGAATCAACTACTAAAAGGTGTGTTGCCTGTTATAAATGGGAGAGGTGGAGGAAATGATTCGTTTGCTCAAGGTGGTGGTGAACGAACGATTTCAGCTGAACAGTTAATGAGAGAGCTAATGGAGAAAAGTATGTAATGTAACTTGTTCGCACAATATTTAGAGTAAGTATTAAATTTTAAGATAAGAGAAAAAAGTAAACTTTTACATAAAATTAGATGTAATATATAGTTTCCAAGGAATTACTAATAAAATATATATCAATATTTTATAAAGAAGCTGAAAGAGCATTTTAAAATTGTATGTTCATAGTGTATAATTAATGTAGTTGTACGAATGAGTTAATTCGGTAGCATACAAGCTGAAAGTGGTGACATAATGGCTCAACAAACGAAAGCCAGCATGGTGAAGCAAAAAATTAAGGCCTGGATTATCGAAGGAAAAGTTTTGCCAGGTGAAAAAATATATTCAGAAAATGAGCTAGTTAAGATGTTTGAGGTTAGTAGGCATACCGTCCGCCAAGCTGTTGGGGACCTTGTTCATGAAGGATGGTTGTATAGAGAGCAGGGAGCAGGTACGTTTGTCTCAAATAAACCCGCTCAAGCTCAAAGTCAGCCCGTTAGTTTAACTGGGAAAAATATAGGAGTTATTACAACCTATATATCTGATTATATATTCCCGTCCATTATTAAAGGGATAGAATCGTACTTGTCGGCACATGGCTATTCATTAACATTTGCTTGCACGGATAATGATCCTGAAAAAGAAAAGCAATGCTTGGAAGCGATGATAAACCGTAATATAGATGGATTAATCGTAGAACCTACAAGAAGTAGTAGTTATAATCCAAATCTTCACTATTACCTAGAAATGGAACAGAATAATACTCCTTATTTAATGATCAACCAATACTATCCACAATTAAATCCTCCAAATATTATTTTAAATGATGAAAAAGGTGGATTTGTTGCAACTGACCATTTAATTAAGCTAGGTCATCAAAAAGTAATTGGTTTATTCAAAAGCGATGATATTCAAGGATTAAATCGGATGCAAGGATTTATTAGAGCATTTAGAGAAAATAATATTCCGTTTTTTTCAGAGATGATAGTAACCTATACAACGGAAGAAAAAGAGGAAACATTGCCCCATAGATTAAAAGAAATCCTTTTGTCTGAAGAAAATAGACCAACTGGAATCGTTTGTTACAATGATGAAATCGCGATTAATGTATTGAATTTATTAAGGGAGCTTGAAATTAAAGTTCCTGATGACATCTCTATCGTTGGTTATGATGATTCTTATTTAACTGAAGCGTCTGAAACGAAGATTACCTCTGTTACCCACCCGAAAATGGATATGGGAATTGAGGCAGCAAAATGGATTGTTGCAGCTGTAGAAAAAAGAGATAAAGAATCTATTGAAAAATGGCAGAAGATCTATGATCCTGAATTAATTATTAGAAACTCAACAAGTGCTGTTAAAAGGAATCATTCTGAAAACAAACATGTTATTTAAGGACTAACCCCCTCAACAATTAATATAAAATACTTAGTCTGAGGGGGTTGCTGTAGCCTTTTGTCAAAGCAATCTAAGCGAAAAAAATAATTATATATAACAGCCTTTTAGTAGTTCTCAGTCGAATAGGGGGAAATAATATGATCGCTTTAAACGAACTTTCGAACCTGTCCAAAGCATGTACGTGTGGTAACCAGCATTATGAGATTACGATTGATAAAATTGTTATTAGCCATGAAGCGTTAAAGCAAGCTGTCTCTTATACAATAGACCAATCGTTTCAAAACATTGCTATTATTGCTGATCAGACAACATTTAAAGTAGCAGGAGAGAGATTGGCAAACCTGTATAAGGAAGCAAATGTAAACCATGAAGTAGTCATCATTGAAGCAAATGAAATAAATGATGTGATCGCGGATGAAGTTTCTTTAATTGAGGCAATGCTAGGAATCTCTCAGAATACAGATGTTGTCATTGCGGTAGGATCAGGAACAATACATGATATTGCTAGATTTGCAAGCTTTAAAATGGGGAAGCCTTTTATATCAGTCCCAACCGCTCCATCTGTAGATGGTTTTAATTCAATGGGGGCACCTGTTGTGATAAAAGGGGTAAAAACTACATATCAAATGCAATCTCCAATTGCGTTATTTGCTGATATTTCCATTTTACAAGAGGCTCCGAAGGAAATGATAGCTGCAGGCTTTGGTGATATGATCGGCAAATATACATCACTAGCAGACTGGAAGTTTTCGCATCTTATTGCAGGTGAGTCCTATTGTCCTCTTTCTGCACAGCTAACAGAGGAAGCGTTAGAGGAATGTGTAAAGCAAGTTGATAAAATTTCCGAAGCCGACGAAGAAGGAATTAAGATCCTAATCGAAGCACTTATACAATCTGGAATGGCGATGCTTTTAGTAGGTCATTCTTCTCCAGCTTCTGGTGGAGAACATCATTTATCCCATTATTGGGAAATGGAGTTCCTTAAACAGGGAAAAGCACAAGTACTTCATGGAGCAAAGGTTGGCGTTTCAGCACAACTTATTTTAGATTTATATAAAAAAGAGGTCCTTCAGCTAGTATCTTCTACAAAGCGTTTAGAAGAGTTAGATGTTAATACTGAGGATAAACTTGATAATGTCATAGCAAGACAGAAAGAAGTTGTTGAAGTATTAAACTCATTACCTGACGCAAGCATATTAGCAAATTTATTACAAAAATTAGAAGGTATTGTACGTCCAACTGAACTTGGAATTAGTACTGAACTTGTACGAAACAGTTTGCATGAGGCACACCTTCTTAGAAATCGCTATACAATGCTTAAATTTTGGAATGAGCACGTCGGGATTCATCAATATGCATAGCTTAAGAGAAACTGAGGCAGTTTTTTTTGATCTTGACGATACATTATATGATCAATTAACTCCTTTTCAATTGGCATTAGAGCATTGTCGTATCGATTTAGCAAACACTAAAGTAGAGGATGTATTCAAAAAGGTACGATATTTCAGTGATGTTCTTTGGAAAGTACATATAAGGGGAGAAATTAGTCTTGATCTCCTAAGGATCGAGAGGATCAGATGCGCTTTTAACGATTTCGGTCTTTCGTTATCAAATCAACGAGCAAGTGAAGTACAGGAACGCTATGAATTTGAGCAACAGCAAATAAACCCCTTTCCCGAAGTGCTTACAATAATAAAGGATTTACAATCAAGGAAATTAATTGTTGGTGTCTTAACGAATGGCCCTGTTCAGCACCAAATGAATAAAATCAAATCACTTCAAATTGATCAAATTATTCCACCAGAAAGGATTTTTATCTCTGATGGAATCGGTATAGCAAAGCCTGATAAAAGGGTGTTTGAGTACGTTCAAAGACAGATAAACATAGAGTCAAATAAATGCTGTTATATTGGTGACACTTGGGAAAATGATGTTGTGCCACCAATTGAAGCAGGTTGGACTAGTATTTGGTTTAATCATCGAAAAAGGAAACCTCAATCCAACCATATTCCGCTTGAGACCATTATGAGTTATGATAACTTTATGCTTAAGTTACCTTAATCAATTCTTTTAAAGAGCTTTACCGTACAGGGATTATCAGGGGTAATAAATGAGTAATATACGTAAAGGTCAGATTTCCATTGAGAAAACTGGCCTTTTTATTTGCTTAATTTTATTTAACTAAGATAAAACTATAATTCACTCTTACTTTAACTTTACCGGTAACCATTAGAAAATAAGGAAAAATAAAACATAATTTCAATAAATGTACGTACATATAAAATGGTTTCGGATTTAACATGTACTACTTTTCTTAAAAAATGATTGACATGTACGAACAGGTATAATACTATTATCATAGAGAAGCGCTTACATGACGAAACATTAAATAAAGGTAGTTTTGTCGAATAAACAACAATTGTTAAGTAAGTAGCCCTTCTATCAAACAGTTTTGGGGGGATTAAATTGTTTAAAAAGTCAAAAAAGAAACTTAGCAGAATGATGTTAATGGCTATGTTGGTTGTAGTTATTACTGGTGCACTAAGTGCATGTAGCAGTGGTAGTTCAGGTGGTAGCGAAGATGGGAATGTTAATCTTACATTTATGTTTAGTGGACAACCTCAAGAACAAACAGCTTACAAAAATGTTGTGAAAAAATTTGAAGAGGCACATCCAGATGTGAAAGTAAAAACAGTTGTAACAGCTGGTGATCAATATGATACTAAATTACAGGCAGCAATTGCTGGGAAAAGTGTTCCGGATGTATTCTTCTATAATCCTGGTAATCTAAAAGCGTATGTTAATTCAGGTGTTTTAATGGATATTACTGATTTAGTTGAAAATGCTGAAGGTGCTGACTTAACAAAAATTTGGGAATCAGGTGTTAATAAATACCGATATGACGGCGAAGTTGCTGGACAAGGTGCGATTTACGGTTTACCAAAAGATTTAGGGCCTTTCGCATTTGGTTATAACAAGACTATGTTTGAAGAAGCTGGTATTCCATTACCAGATCCAGACAAGCCTTATACTTTAGAAGAATTTTTAGAAGTAAATAAACAGTTAACGAAGGATAAAGATGGCGACGGCAAACTAGATCAATGGGGAACAGGACTTAATGTTAACTGGTCATTACAACCATTTGTTTGGAGTAATGGTGCAGATTGGTTAGATGAAACACATACAAAAGTTACGGTTGATGATCCAAAATTTATTGAGGCGTTACAATACTTTGCTGATTTGCAAAACGTTCATAAAGTAACTCCTTCCATTGCAGAAGGTCAAACACTTGATACGTACCAAAGATGGATGCAAGGTCAAATTGGTTTCTTCCCAGTTGGTCCTTGGGATATGGGAGCTTACAAAGATTTAAAATTTGAATATGATTTATTACCATGGCCAGTTGGTTCTACAGGTGAAACACAAGCTTGGATTGGTTCATTAGGTATTGGTGTATCTAGTAAAACGAAACATGCGGAACTTGCAGCAGAACTTGCCTTATATTTATCATCTGATGAAGAGGGACAACAAGCATTAGTTGATCAACAAGTTCAATTACCTAATAATACGGATGTTGCAGAAAAATGGGCTGCAGATACATCAATCAAACCAGCAAATAAACAAGAATTCTTAGATATCATTGGTGAACATGGTCGCGATTTACCGACAAACTTTACGTATACTGGCGAGTGGTATGATGAATTCTTTAAAAATATCCAACCAGTTATAGATGGTAAGAAGACTGCTGAGGAATATGTAAAAGAAGCACAACCTAAAATGCAAGAATTATTAGATAAAGCAATTAAGCAAGAAGAGCAAGCAAAGAAATAAGACTAAAATAAATCAGACAATTCCAAGTGGTGCTAGAGAAATAGGCTAGCACCCTATTAACTTAATAAACTCTCTAATGGTAGATTAAGGTTTATCATGTAACCTTTTAAGAGAAATGGGGAGAAAAGATGAAAACTACTTCTAAGCTTTATCAAAGCGAAAGACGAAATGCTTACTTATTTGTCGCTGCACCTGTCATAGGATTTTTAATATTTACATTAGCTCCAACGCTATACTCTCTTTATGGGTCATTTACAAACTGGAATGGTTTAGGGCAAATGAATTTTATCGGTATACAAAACTATATCGACTTATTAACAGATGAATCTTTCCATAAAACAATGTATAACACATTGTTTATGATGTTAGGCATTCCGATTGGATTAGTATTGGCACTTTTGCTTGCGCTAGGGTTAAATAGAGCGATCATTGGAACCCAAGTATTTAGAGTCCTTTACTATGTTCCTGTAATCTCATCTTTAGCTGCGATATCGATTCTATGGCAGTGGGCTTACAATGGAGATTATGGATTAGTTAACCAGTTTTTAGGAATCTTTGGTATAGACGGTCCAAGCTGGTTAATGAATAAGGATACAGTAAAACCTGCGTTAATCCTTATGACGGTTTGGAAGGGCTTAGGATATAGCATGCTTTTATATTTAGCAGCTCTGCAAAGTGTACCGAAAACATACTACGAAGCAGCAAGGCTAGATGGAGCAAATGCTTTTCAAGTCTTCAAAAATATTACATTGCCAATGGTTAAACCAGTTACATTTTTCATCGTTGTAACATCGATAATTGGTGGTGCGCAAATCTTTACAGAAATCAATGTCATGACACCAACAGGTGGTCCGGAATATTCATCAGCAACTGTTGTATTTTATATTTGGCAGAAGGCTTTTGGAAACTTTGAAATGGGTTATGGTTCTGCAATGGCTGTCGTACTAGGTCTTTTTATTTTTGCATTCACTTACATTCAATTTAAAGTGAATGAAAAGTCATCATATGATCTTGATTAATTTTTGTTATGCTCAGCTTAGAAAGGAGTGGAAGTAATGGAGGTTGTTTTAGAAAAAAAAGCAGAGACTAAGGTGAAATATAGATCAGAAAAGCAAAACAAGAAAATAACAAATATCATTATTTTCATCTTATTATCAATCGGGGCTATTTTTATGGTGGCACCACTTTTGTGGATGGTTTCTACATCCTTTAAAGATATTCAAGAAGTGTATGCACTTCCTCCTATATGGATTCCTGAGTCATTTGATTTTATTAAATACAAGGAAATCTGGGAAAAGGGTCCACTATTAAACGGGATTTTTAATAGTTTAATCGTCGCAGTTTCCGTAACAGTTATTGGAACATTTACTTCTGCTTTAGCAGCATTTGCTTTTGGGAAAATGAATTTCCCATATAAAAATCAATTGTTCCTATTATTATTAACGGCAATGATGATTCCATATCCAGTTGTGATGATTCCACAATTTATGATTTTCTCACAAATTGGTTGGGTTGATACGTTATTACCATTAATTGTTCCTGGCTTGTTTGGAAACATTATCATGATTTTCTTCCTAAGACAATATTTATCGAGTGTTCCAAACTCAATTATTGAAGCAGCGAAAATCGATGGTTGTTCTTACTTTAAAATATTCTATAAAATTATCTTTCCGTTAGTTAGACCAGCAGTTGCTGCACAGTTAATTTTATGGTTTATGGCTATTTGGAATGATTATCTTGGGCCGATTTTATACTTGAATTCTCCTGAGAAACAAACATTACAACTTGTTATCGCAAATTTTAACTCAACTTATGCGATTCAAAGTGATTATCCATTAATCATGGCTGCATCTGTAGTATCTTTGCTACCAATGTTAATTGTATTTATTATCTTCCAGAAGCAGATTATCGAATCTGTTGCAATCTCAGGGGTTAAGGGATAAAGGTATAAACAATGTAGTTATACGTACTACTTTCAACTCTGTAAATTTAGAATGAATAGTCGGAATATTAAACAAACTAAAAGTCAGTGGCGGTGTTAACGGGTAAACTAGCTAGCCTAATCTGCTTATAAAGCTAGACTAGATTAGGCTAGCTAGTTTACCAACTCCTGCCACTTTTTCTTTGTTGAAAGTAATCACTGATATGATTTGATTCGCCGGAAGGAACCATAAATAACAAGTAAGAAAAATAAAACTATTTTTTGAGGAGTGTCATTATGACTGAATTTAATGTAAATAATCCACTTATTGAACAACGTGCAGATCCTTGGATTTATAAGCATACTGATGGATATTATTATTTTACTGCTTCTGTTCCTGAATATGATAGAATCGAGCTTCGTCGAGCATCAACTATCCAAGGTTTAACAGATGCTGATGCAAAAACGATTTGGGTGAGGCATGAAACAGGTTTAATGAGTGCAAATATATGGGCACCTGAAATTCATTTTATTGATGGAAAATGGTACGTCTATTTTGCAGCGGCAAGAACATCTGAAACAAAAGACGGATTATTTGATCACCGTATGTTTGTGCTTGAAAATTCATCCGCTAATCCTTTAGAGGGGGACTGGATTGAAAAAGGCCAAGTGAAAACGAAATGGGAATCATTTGCTTTAGATGCAACAACCTTTGAGCATAAAGGGATTAGATATTACGTTTGGGCACAGAAGGATCCAGAAATAGTAGGGAATTCCAACCTGTATATCGCTGAAATGGAAAATCCATGGACACTTAAAGGTGAGCAAGTATGTATTACAACACCAGAATATGAGTGGGAAAAGATCGGCTTTTTAGTGAATGAGGGTGCAGCTGTTTTAAAGCGTAATGGGAGAATTTTCATTTCATTTTCAGCAAGTGCAACTGACTTCAATTATTGTATGGGACTCTTAACTGCTGATGAAGACAGTAATTTATTAGATCCGAGATCCTGGAATAAATCCACTGACCCTGTATTTACAACGAATGAGGAAACAGGTCAATATGGACCAGGTCATAACAGTTTCACTGTATCTGAAGATGGGTCACAAGATATTATTGTTTATCATGCACGTAATTACAAAGAAATTGAGGGTGATCCATTGTATGATCCTAACCGACATACACGTGTTCAAGCCATTGTATGGAACGAAGATGGAACACCTAATTTTGGCGTACCGGTTCCAGATACGAAACCTGTTTTAAATAGTAAATAATCATTTTAAGGCTGATTAGTGATTGTCAGCCTTTTTTTTAACATTAAAAATAGTTTAAGGGTGGGGACTTTGTTAAATAAAAAAATAATGATATTGCTTTCTTCAATTATACTCTTACTTCTTTCAGCTTTTGCAATAATGTTCTATTTTAACAACGATCAAAAGCCAAAGACACTTCAGGCATCACAATATCCTTCTCCTCCTGCAGAAACACCGATTGAAAAAGTTACTACTGAAATCATTCATGATGAATCAAAATGGACAACAAATAATACCCATGATGCTGAAATCATAAAGGTTGATGATTGGTATTACACCTTTTCAACCGATTATAAAGTAGCTGGTACACCTCTGCCAGGTATTCAAATCAGAAAATCCAAGGATATGATTAATTGGACGTTTGTGGGACGAGTGTTTGATAACGTGACAGCAGAAGCTAAAATTTGGACAAATGGTGGATCTACCTACTGGGCCCCAGATGTAGTAGAAATCAATGGTATCTTTTATTTATACTACTCAGTTTCTGAACTAGGTACAAGAAACTCTTATATTGGATTAGCGACAAGTACATCGATTGAAGGGCCATGGGATAATCAAGGATCTGTTATTAAGACAAAAGAAGGCGATACGTTCACCGTTAATGCCATCGATCCTGGAATTATCATCGATAAGGACGGTAGGTCTTGGATGGCTTATGGTTCTTATTTTGGTGGAATTTTTATAACAGAGCTCGATAAAGCGACAGGTAAGCTGAAAAATACTGATGAAGAAGGAACACTCATCGCACAAAGACAAAATAATGATTATGCGATTGAAGGACCAGCAATTATGTATAATCCAGATACAGACATGTATTATTTAACTGTTTCTTATGGTTGGCTTGAAGATACATATAATGTTAGAGTAGCAAGATCTGAAAGTATACAAGGGCCATATTTAGATTATAACGGTAAAAATATGATTGATATCTCAGATGGATCTTTTGACACTGGAACTAAACTTGTCAGTTCATATGCTTTTAATAATGACAG encodes:
- a CDS encoding arabinan endo-1,5-alpha-L-arabinosidase, whose translation is MLNKKIMILLSSIILLLLSAFAIMFYFNNDQKPKTLQASQYPSPPAETPIEKVTTEIIHDESKWTTNNTHDAEIIKVDDWYYTFSTDYKVAGTPLPGIQIRKSKDMINWTFVGRVFDNVTAEAKIWTNGGSTYWAPDVVEINGIFYLYYSVSELGTRNSYIGLATSTSIEGPWDNQGSVIKTKEGDTFTVNAIDPGIIIDKDGRSWMAYGSYFGGIFITELDKATGKLKNTDEEGTLIAQRQNNDYAIEGPAIMYNPDTDMYYLTVSYGWLEDTYNVRVARSESIQGPYLDYNGKNMIDISDGSFDTGTKLVSSYAFNNDSGWLGTGHNGLLQEGDDYYLTHNARVGEDLYWSHLHVREIIWTEDGWPVVSPERYAGKMKKPIESIKTENIVGQWEQIVLSRIDDSKATSTTLHLYENGKIDDENGEDYWELKGDSLKLYWYEPGGAPNDYWIDTVTVLPQWDWENWQPTLVFTGLSQDGTAVWGKQLPLEDKE